A single region of the Anaerostipes rhamnosivorans genome encodes:
- a CDS encoding PTS fructose transporter subunit IIC: MNEFVGIFKDTRKHLMNGVSHMIPFVVTGGILMAVAVMAYGQGGVPPEGTWMATLWTFGSTALNLMVPVLSAYIAASIADRAGICPGFVGGMISINVGAGFLGGIVTGLLGGVVCYYLKKIKVPKALSSIMPIMIIPIVGSLVTMGFMQYILGAPIAGIMSGMTKVMEHLGNGNKVILGAVCGLLAGFDFGGPFNKVAYTFGVATVSAGVYTYAGPMAVTMTAPPLGCALAAFLAKKKFTQEEREAAKSAIAMGCVGITEGAIPFAANDPLRVIPSTMIGAAVGGAVGYLFNITNPVAWSGLIMLPVLGNPIGFLVSLAAAVGVTAGLMILLKKDITENVADTDGEDLEIDLSFE, from the coding sequence ATGAATGAGTTTGTAGGTATTTTCAAAGATACGAGAAAACACCTGATGAATGGTGTGTCCCATATGATTCCATTTGTGGTGACAGGGGGAATCCTTATGGCTGTGGCAGTCATGGCATATGGGCAGGGAGGTGTTCCTCCGGAGGGAACATGGATGGCAACTCTGTGGACCTTCGGATCTACTGCGCTGAATTTGATGGTTCCGGTGCTGTCCGCGTATATTGCAGCGTCCATTGCAGACAGAGCAGGTATTTGCCCGGGCTTTGTAGGCGGTATGATTTCTATCAATGTGGGGGCCGGTTTTCTGGGCGGTATTGTCACAGGGCTGCTGGGAGGCGTTGTATGTTATTATTTAAAGAAGATCAAGGTTCCGAAAGCACTCAGTTCTATCATGCCTATCATGATCATACCGATTGTAGGATCTCTGGTAACGATGGGATTTATGCAGTATATTTTAGGGGCGCCCATTGCCGGCATTATGAGTGGTATGACAAAGGTGATGGAACATTTGGGCAACGGCAACAAGGTGATCCTGGGTGCTGTCTGCGGGCTTCTGGCAGGCTTTGATTTTGGGGGACCTTTTAACAAAGTTGCATATACCTTCGGTGTGGCCACTGTAAGTGCCGGAGTTTATACATACGCAGGGCCGATGGCGGTCACGATGACAGCGCCGCCCCTTGGATGTGCACTGGCGGCGTTTCTGGCAAAGAAAAAATTTACACAGGAAGAGAGAGAAGCGGCAAAGAGTGCCATTGCCATGGGATGTGTAGGCATTACGGAAGGAGCCATTCCCTTTGCGGCAAATGACCCTCTGCGCGTGATTCCGTCCACGATGATCGGCGCCGCTGTGGGAGGAGCTGTGGGGTATCTGTTCAATATTACCAATCCTGTGGCCTGGTCCGGGCTGATCATGCTCCCTGTATTGGGCAATCCCATCGGATTCCTTGTTTCCCTGGCCGCGGCTGTAGGGGTAACGGCAGGACTGATGATCCTTCTGAAAAAGGATATCACAGAAAATGTAGCAGATACAGACGGAGAAGATCTGGAGATTGATCTTTCCTTTGAATAA
- a CDS encoding PTS fructose-like transporter subunit IIB — protein MKFLAVTACPSGVAHTYMSAEALEKAAKNHGIEIKVETQGSIGIENQIKAEDLLGADAVILTKDMPIKDEGRFDGIPKVRVGVSDAVKKAEAIIVKLEKMVKEL, from the coding sequence ATGAAATTTTTAGCAGTAACAGCATGCCCATCCGGGGTGGCACATACCTATATGTCAGCGGAGGCATTGGAAAAGGCGGCGAAAAACCATGGGATCGAGATCAAAGTGGAAACACAGGGTTCCATCGGGATTGAAAACCAGATCAAGGCGGAGGATCTTTTGGGGGCGGACGCAGTCATCCTTACAAAAGATATGCCTATCAAGGACGAAGGACGTTTTGACGGTATCCCGAAGGTAAGAGTTGGTGTCAGCGATGCCGTAAAAAAGGCGGAAGCGATTATAGTAAAGCTGGAGAAAATGGTAAAAGAACTATGA
- a CDS encoding ribulose-phosphate 3-epimerase, translated as MRQAEEKQIMVSASVSCMDLCRLGEAVKEAEQSDISFFHFDMVDGRFNKCFILSETLLEHMRKAADLPIEAHLAAYEPECYIDLYARAGADYIAVHYEAMEDPFKVFEQIRKAGCKPVLAYKASTPPGGDFVQLAAEVPWILKLTVNPGFSGQKMQEGAIKHIRRMRELLDDAGLKTKIQADGNINQETIPKVVKAGADILTGGTSGLFLQGKTVKQCCGEMLEAAERAKGESTDGTNE; from the coding sequence ATGAGACAGGCAGAAGAAAAACAAATTATGGTGTCTGCATCGGTTTCCTGTATGGACCTATGCCGTCTTGGAGAGGCGGTGAAAGAGGCAGAACAGTCAGATATCTCATTTTTTCATTTTGATATGGTAGACGGACGGTTTAATAAGTGCTTTATATTATCTGAGACTCTTCTGGAGCACATGAGGAAAGCGGCAGATCTCCCGATCGAAGCGCATCTGGCGGCTTATGAACCGGAGTGCTACATTGACTTATATGCCAGAGCCGGAGCTGATTATATTGCAGTGCACTATGAGGCCATGGAAGATCCGTTCAAGGTGTTTGAACAGATCAGAAAGGCAGGATGTAAGCCAGTGCTGGCATACAAGGCATCAACACCGCCGGGAGGGGATTTTGTACAGCTGGCGGCAGAGGTGCCGTGGATCTTAAAGCTTACGGTAAACCCAGGATTTTCAGGGCAGAAAATGCAGGAAGGCGCCATAAAACATATCCGTAGGATGAGGGAACTGCTAGACGATGCCGGACTGAAGACAAAGATACAGGCGGACGGCAATATCAATCAGGAGACAATACCGAAAGTGGTAAAAGCGGGAGCCGACATTTTGACCGGTGGGACATCGGGATTATTCTTACAAGGCAAAACAGTAAAACAGTGCTGCGGGGAAATGCTTGAAGCGGCAGAAAGGGCGAAAGGGGAATCAACAGATGGAACTAATGAATGA
- a CDS encoding PTS sugar transporter subunit IIA yields the protein MELMNEGLVVLDLEAGSKEEVVEKIAGVMDKQGRLEDKEGYVADVLKREEGAPTSIGFLIATPHAKSVHVKEPSLAFARLLEPVQWADEKVQIVFQIAVPDPGQGEKHLEILAKISRKIIHDDFREGLQRATDEKEVLELVL from the coding sequence ATGGAACTAATGAATGAAGGACTGGTGGTATTGGACTTGGAAGCGGGCTCTAAGGAGGAAGTTGTAGAAAAAATCGCCGGCGTTATGGATAAGCAGGGAAGGCTGGAAGACAAAGAGGGATATGTGGCTGATGTTTTAAAAAGAGAGGAGGGAGCACCCACAAGTATTGGATTTCTCATCGCCACACCTCATGCAAAATCTGTCCATGTGAAGGAACCCTCACTGGCCTTTGCAAGGCTTCTGGAACCGGTACAGTGGGCTGACGAGAAAGTGCAGATCGTATTCCAGATCGCTGTGCCCGATCCGGGGCAGGGAGAGAAGCATCTGGAGATCCTGGCGAAGATCTCCAGAAAGATCATCCATGATGACTTCAGAGAGGGACTTCAAAGAGCGACAGATGAAAAAGAAGTGTTGGAACTGGTTTTATAA
- a CDS encoding glycyl radical protein — protein MKEVFQTERVKYLKDKMLSEPRYASIEQALIITECYKQNEEKPRIIQRALALKASLENIGISAEPEELIVGNRTAGVRYGVVFPESGSTWVDREFETLPTRPQDKFNVHSEDIETFRNVIKPYWEGKSLEDVLNRRYGKEIDEIAKVVKINQKDHAQGHICPNCIEWLNLGPAGLKEQAREKLKTCSEGQRDFYESVILVMEGVQNFMVRYHDLIMSMAEKEQNEEKKKSMIQVAANCKELSKRPAETFHEAVQSIWFLFVVLQMESNASSFSPGRLDRHLIQYYEKDVKEGRLDRQAALEIIECMWLKFNEIVYMRNSHGAKYFAGFPIGFNIAVGGQDEEGNDYSNDLSFLFLEAQRHLGLPQPNLSVRLHEGTRDELLHEAVRVVAKGSGMPQFFNDKAVIPSIMELGIEEKDAMDYAIVGCVELTTQGNNLGWSDSAMFNLNKALEVTLTGGVCLLTGERIAPDFGSLKSYETFGQLEQAFQKQIDYFMDKMILACEEVEKAHIDLLPSPFLSASIDDCMEKGMDVTAGGAKYNLSGIQMIQVANLADSLAAIKQLVYDEKRVSREEMLDALKKDFEGYEILRTMMLNKVPKYGNDVDWVDAMGTKWADYFKNRLRTFTNYRGGPYHTGMYTVSAHVPMGENVGATPDGRHAGEPLADGGMSPVYGRDIKGPTAVLKSVSKLDKTLTTNGGLLNMKFLPEFFHNETGVKKFGSFLRSFVDLEIPHIQFNVVRKEDLIAAKENPEQYRGLTVRVAGYTAYFTELADELQNEIIARTSYGDI, from the coding sequence ATGAAAGAAGTTTTTCAGACTGAGAGAGTAAAGTATTTAAAAGATAAAATGTTGTCAGAACCCAGATATGCGTCCATTGAACAGGCATTGATCATCACGGAGTGCTATAAACAAAATGAGGAGAAACCAAGAATCATTCAGAGGGCATTGGCGTTAAAGGCCTCATTGGAGAACATAGGGATCAGCGCAGAGCCGGAGGAGCTTATTGTAGGAAACAGGACAGCCGGGGTGCGCTATGGTGTTGTATTTCCGGAGAGCGGCAGCACATGGGTGGACCGGGAGTTTGAAACTCTGCCCACAAGACCCCAGGATAAATTCAACGTTCATTCTGAGGATATCGAAACTTTCAGGAACGTGATTAAACCGTACTGGGAAGGGAAATCCCTGGAGGATGTGCTGAACAGACGATACGGGAAAGAAATCGACGAGATCGCAAAGGTGGTAAAGATCAACCAGAAGGATCATGCACAGGGGCATATCTGTCCCAACTGTATAGAATGGCTCAATCTGGGACCGGCAGGACTTAAAGAACAGGCCAGGGAAAAGCTTAAAACATGCAGTGAAGGGCAAAGGGATTTCTATGAGAGCGTGATCCTTGTGATGGAAGGTGTTCAAAACTTTATGGTCCGGTATCATGACTTGATCATGTCCATGGCAGAGAAGGAGCAGAACGAGGAAAAAAAGAAGTCCATGATCCAGGTGGCAGCAAATTGTAAGGAGCTTAGCAAACGCCCGGCAGAGACTTTTCATGAGGCAGTCCAGTCCATCTGGTTTTTATTTGTGGTTCTTCAAATGGAATCCAATGCATCCTCCTTTTCCCCGGGACGTCTGGACCGCCACCTGATTCAGTACTATGAAAAAGATGTAAAGGAAGGAAGGCTTGACAGGCAGGCTGCCCTGGAGATCATCGAATGTATGTGGCTGAAGTTCAATGAGATTGTGTATATGAGAAACTCCCACGGTGCGAAATACTTCGCAGGCTTTCCTATCGGATTTAATATTGCTGTAGGCGGACAGGATGAGGAAGGAAACGATTACTCTAATGATCTTTCATTTTTATTTCTTGAGGCACAGAGGCACCTAGGACTGCCACAGCCCAACCTCTCAGTGAGACTTCACGAGGGCACCAGGGATGAACTGCTTCATGAGGCAGTTCGGGTCGTTGCAAAAGGAAGCGGTATGCCGCAGTTTTTCAACGACAAGGCGGTGATCCCATCTATCATGGAACTGGGGATCGAAGAAAAGGATGCCATGGACTATGCCATCGTAGGCTGTGTGGAACTGACTACCCAGGGAAATAATCTGGGCTGGAGTGACTCAGCTATGTTCAACCTGAATAAGGCGCTGGAGGTCACACTGACCGGAGGAGTCTGTCTTTTGACGGGAGAGAGAATTGCTCCTGATTTCGGAAGTCTTAAAAGCTATGAGACTTTTGGACAGCTGGAGCAGGCATTTCAAAAGCAGATCGACTACTTCATGGATAAGATGATCCTGGCCTGCGAGGAAGTGGAAAAGGCCCACATTGACCTGCTGCCATCCCCGTTCTTGTCAGCGTCCATTGACGACTGTATGGAAAAAGGAATGGATGTGACCGCAGGAGGGGCCAAGTACAATTTGTCCGGGATCCAGATGATCCAGGTGGCAAACCTTGCAGACAGTCTGGCAGCAATAAAGCAATTGGTTTACGATGAGAAAAGGGTTTCACGGGAAGAAATGCTGGACGCGTTAAAGAAGGATTTTGAGGGTTATGAGATCCTGCGCACTATGATGTTAAATAAGGTTCCAAAGTATGGAAACGACGTGGACTGGGTGGATGCTATGGGTACCAAATGGGCAGATTATTTCAAAAACCGTCTGAGGACCTTTACCAACTATCGGGGAGGCCCATACCACACAGGGATGTATACAGTGTCAGCACACGTTCCTATGGGAGAAAATGTGGGGGCCACACCGGACGGCCGCCACGCAGGGGAACCTCTTGCGGACGGCGGTATGTCACCAGTCTACGGAAGAGACATCAAGGGACCTACGGCAGTCCTGAAATCTGTCTCAAAGCTGGATAAGACCCTGACCACTAACGGCGGTCTGCTGAACATGAAGTTCCTCCCTGAATTTTTTCACAATGAGACCGGGGTTAAAAAGTTCGGAAGTTTCCTGAGAAGTTTTGTGGATCTGGAGATACCGCATATCCAGTTTAACGTGGTGAGAAAGGAGGACCTCATTGCCGCCAAGGAAAACCCGGAACAGTACCGGGGACTGACTGTGAGGGTGGCAGGCTATACGGCATATTTTACGGAATTAGCTGATGAACTGCAAAATGAGATCATCGCCCGCACAAGCTATGGAGACATCTGA